The window TTTTCCTGATTATCTAGAAGTGTCGAAAAAGCTATTTTTCGAGCGTTTGGAGTAGTTAAACTTTGGACTTTGTTGATTAGTTTAAAGTCAACGTCTTCTTGAGAAATTCGTTTCTCTTTTTTACAGGATAATAAAAATAGCGCTACAATAGCGCCGAGCATTAGTTTTTTCATTTTTTTTGTTTTGGATTAATGACAAACTTATCAAATTGGAACGATCTGTCTATAGCGGCCGCTGATGTATTCAGAATTTCGAATGTTTGGCTTTGAATTCTCCTTTTTTCTATCTGTATTTTGCCTAATTTCAACTCTGCTGCATATACCAATAAATTTGGCCCCCTTTTTTCTAGCATAAGAATGCGTTCCCTTTACCTTAGGTATGCTTATGTAAAAAGAATAAAATCTTTCCAGTATAATTGTTCTATTGATGGAAATCATAAGTAGTTTTTTTATTTAAATTACTCCAATATCCATTATTCCAAAATAACCCCTTGGGTATTAAAGGAAGTTACCCTGCTATTCACGAAATTGTGGTTCCCTTGGGGGTACATACAAAACAGGTGATGATAATCCCGGGCGGTGATGGCCTTAGCCAGATGTTCAAAAGTTCTGGTTATCTTGTTTAATAGCAATTTGGGCCTTTATTTTATAGAAGGAAAGTGAGTATTATAACGATTAAAGCTAATTTAGATTGCATTGAGGTTGTTGCCCCAGTTTAGTTATTTGATCGTTAACTTGCTGTCTTGATTTCCAAAACGGGCTTCAGACAGAAAACTATACCTTCTGATAAGCACTTTCGTATCCGCAATCAGTTGATCAAGATTATCTTGCCGTTCTTTAGTCAATTTATCCCCATCTAATAGTTTAAAGCAATCCGAAAACGCCTTAGACATGGATTTTTTAATACGGGAAACTCCCTTTTGATCACTTTTGTTAAATATGGTCAGGAGTATACTATTATACTCTATCTGAATGTTGTTTTTTGCAGCTTCACGTTCCGATTTGGTTACAGTAGAAAATTTGCCAGGGTAAGTCTTCACATGATCAAGGAGGGAATCCAAATAGCTTGCTTTATCTGATAAAAGATTTATTGTTTCTACCCTTTTTTGGAGGCCTTTTGTCTCCGCAATTTGTGCATTGGCTGTCATTGAACTCACAGCCGTTAAACTGATAATAAGGAATTTACTTAGGTTTTTCATATTAGTATTTTATCTAATGTAGATGAAATGTGTAGGTTATACCTGCATTCCTAGATTTAAGTTTATAGCACTCAAAATAAATTTATGCAGGCAATTGTGAAACTGGCAACAATCAGGGACAAAAGTTCGGCAATGGTGGTAGTAAATGGAATCCGTTGATTGTTTATTAACTCAACATATTTGTTTTTTTTATCTATGATTTTTATAAAGTTTTTATTGATCAGATAAGACTGATTTACTCTGATAAATGATGTAGGGTCAAGCTCAGCCAGTAGTTTCTTCAGGGATTTACACATAATCAACTCCTCACCATTATCCAGAAAGATGCTGGTGTAGCAATTGTCAGATTTGCAGTAAGTAATTTCTGAATGCGGGACAAACCTCAGGGA is drawn from Pedobacter sp. HDW13 and contains these coding sequences:
- a CDS encoding LytTR family DNA-binding domain-containing protein encodes the protein MNKLIIHSHESLRFVPHSEITYCKSDNCYTSIFLDNGEELIMCKSLKKLLAELDPTSFIRVNQSYLINKNFIKIIDKKNKYVELINNQRIPFTTTIAELLSLIVASFTIACINLF